tgctgTAAACTATTTGATAATTCAAACTCTAAGTTGGCTTTAGAAGGGTATAATGACTGGAGGCATTGTACACAAATGTTAAAAGGACATGAAACatcaaaaaatcatttgacCGCATATAGTACATGGTTAGAATTGTCATTgaggttaaaaaaaacaaaaacaattgatGACGTAAACCAACGTATTTTAGAATCTGAGTGTAGGCATTGGAATGAAGTTTTACAACGTATCATGTCGGTAGTACAATTTCTCGGTCATCAAAATTTAGCTTTTCGTGGATCATCTGATCAgttattcaaacataataatggaaattttttaaaattaattgaacttATGGCTAAGTATGATTCTGTGATGGCTGAACATGTaagaagaataattaatagtaaaaaaaatataagccaTTATTTAGGAAAAGATATTCAAAATgagatgattaatttattagctcAGTCTATTAAGTCTCGCATAGTTACTATGGTTAGCGAAGcgaagtattatagtattatactagatTGTACTCCTGATATAAGTCACTCGGAGCTcatgactattattattcgttttgtGTCAATTGAAGATTCAAAAGTTACCATACGTGAACATTTTCTTGGTTTTATTTCAGTTGAAAATAGTACTGGAGAAAATCTATGCGatgtacttttaaatatattacgtgAGCTGAATATACCTTTGAGTAATATGCGAGGACAAGGATATGACAATGGAGCCAATATGAAAGGTGTGCACTCCGGAGTCCAACGGCACATTCGAAATATTAATCCACGTGCATTTTTTGTTCCTTGTAGTGCGCATTCCTTAAATCTTGTTGTAAATGATGCCGCAAAATCTTCAAAAGAAGCTGTAgcgttttttgatataattcaaaaagtattcaactTTTTTTCTGCCTCAACTATTCGTTGgcaaattcttttaaaacatGTTAAAGAACTAACACTCAAACCATTAAGTCAAACCCGGTGGGAAAGTCGAATAGACGCACTTAAACCGTTTCGAAATTACATAGGTGAAATTTATGATGCTTTGTTTGAAAtatcagaaaatataaatttaaatccgaTGGTAAAACATGAAGCTGAATGTTTATGTaatcttattaaaacatttaaatttatttgttctgTTGTCATTTGGTACGACATACTTAATCATATAAAtccagttaataaattaatgcaaaAACCAAATTTTGACATATCTTTAGCTTTGGGCATTTTAGAAACtttattgaaacatttaaatgaacTGAGATCTGAAGAATCTTTTGAGAAAATGATTATAGATTCAACAGCACTTGCGACGGAAATGGGAGTAGAGTCTGTTTTTGAGAACTCACGGGGTAGAGTTAAACCACGACGTACTCGTAAACACTTTGATTATGAACACAACGATGAACCAGTTATTGACCCAAAACAGCaattcaaaatacatttttattactttacacTTGATGTAGCTATAAATAGCGTGAATAATAGATTTGAACAACTAAAAgaacataataacaatttttcgtttctttacaatataaaaaaaataaaaaatcttacacATGAAGAACTATTAAAACATTGCAAAGACTTACAAATTCTTCTTACCGATGGTGATTCAACAGATATCAATGGAATTGAAATGGCCCATGAATTAAAGTCAGTATCAGCTATGGTTGATGATAACTTAACACCTTATGAACTCTTAACATTTGTGATAAATGCAGGTGACTTTGCACCAAACCTATCCATTGCCTTACGAATTTTGATAACATTACCAGTATCAGTGGCAACTGGTGAAAGAAGTTTTTCGAAATTGAAACTTATCAAAACATACTTACGCTCAACAATGAAAAACGAACGACTTTGTGGTCTAGCCATGATCTCAATTGAACACGAAGTTGGTCAAGAATTAACAGAGAAAAAGTTAGTCGACGATTTTGCTAAGTTAAAAGcaagaaaacatttataaaattatgatttattgttgtatgaattattaattgtaaatatgaactaccatttatttttataaatgtaaataaaaaacttttgtgaaaaaaatattaagtgtaacaatgtaaaatgtaaataaataaattgattatttatttcaccGTTTAAACTCCTATTCTCCTACAATTTAGTccagtttataattaattttgtataaaataaataatactatgtactAATTATATGACAAAAAGTATTGAAAGGGGCGGCATTTTATTAACTGCACAGGGCGGCAAAATACTTAGCGCCGACCCTGACCGCGTGTATTGTGACCTGTGCGTTATATTCGAGTGCagtgtgttataattttattgtttgtctCAAAGttggttttgttattt
This genomic stretch from Rhopalosiphum maidis isolate BTI-1 chromosome 3, ASM367621v3, whole genome shotgun sequence harbors:
- the LOC113558383 gene encoding zinc finger MYM-type protein 1-like; its protein translation is MSDGRQRLSGAEYRKRKREKEAVIKKQSNSIKKFLTGSSSSLNISNAVVVQPSEVVDSFSVIDATVPSETTVAKSSTENVISTDPAEWPLIINNDFKTLLVEKGPPAPLNANFVFPSDDQGRKFTQFHYKRSMSNGENVTRTWLVYSISNDVIFCFCCKLFDNSNSKLALEGYNDWRHCTQMLKGHETSKNHLTAYSTWLELSLRLKKTKTIDDVNQRILESECRHWNEVLQRIMSVVQFLGHQNLAFRGSSDQLFKHNNGNFLKLIELMAKYDSVMAEHVRRIINSKKNISHYLGKDIQNEMINLLAQSIKSRIVTMVSEAKYYSIILDCTPDISHSELMTIIIRFVSIEDSKVTIREHFLGFISVENSTGENLCDVLLNILRELNIPLSNMRGQGYDNGANMKGVHSGVQRHIRNINPRAFFVPCSAHSLNLVVNDAAKSSKEAVAFFDIIQKVFNFFSASTIRWQILLKHVKELTLKPLSQTRWESRIDALKPFRNYIGEIYDALFEISENINLNPMVKHEAECLCNLIKTFKFICSVVIWYDILNHINPVNKLMQKPNFDISLALGILETLLKHLNELRSEESFEKMIIDSTALATEMGVESVFENSRGRVKPRRTRKHFDYEHNDEPL
- the LOC113558904 gene encoding uncharacterized protein LOC113558904, with the translated sequence MAHELKSVSAMVDDNLTPYELLTFVINAGDFAPNLSIALRILITLPVSVATGERSFSKLKLIKTYLRSTMKNERLCGLAMISIEHEVGQELTEKKLVDDFAKLKARKHL